ttttacagagaaagaaactgaggcagacaggtgttaaatgacttgcccagagtcacacagtcagtaaatgtCGAAGCAATCAAGCCAATAGTATTATGGATAATTGAGGTATACATCCAACTATAACTCCGCAATCATGGAGTTCATAAACGggtaaggctggatttgaactagggtcttccTAAATCGAAGTATAGCACTCtagccattgtgctacctagctgcccctcacaaTAAGCCTGAGATCAAAGGGTACTCACACCTCAGAACCTCCAGCCCCTGGAACCCCCTACCTCCCTCTGATTGGTGAGGATACCTTGGAGAGCTCCCAGATCCTTCACTCTTTACAGGTACTGTGCCGAGTTCCGGGTTAtttcaaaaatgtttgttgatttgaccAAGTCACTGCCCTGTTCAAGAAACTTCTATGGCTCCCTGTTGTTTCTAGGATAGAATGCAAGCTTCTCCAGGAGgcatttaaatcccttctcaTCTTGCCTAacccttctttttctgttttttaatacatattattttcttttcgggtccaaattctctccctcaacttctccctccctcacctaTTGAGAAGTCAAGGAAAACCAATATGTCCAGTCAGGCCCAGCACATGCCCCCCCTTGACCAtgttgaaaaaagaaaggaaaggaaatggagtagCGGCCCTTCGCAATCTTTGTCCCCACGCTTTCTGTCCAAAGAGGGAGCACGTCTGACCTCTCTTCCCTAGTGGGGCAAATGGTCTTATGGCAACTATCTGATGACCCACTTCCTACCTTTGCACCTTTGCCTAGGCTGTGCCCTACACCCGAAGACTTTCCTGGGGCACACTGTCCGTGTGGCTGTTGTCTCTCCCAGAGGAAGGCCGCCTCACTCTCTGTACCCCATGCTCGGGTTCCCCTGTGACTGGCCCACAGCAGTGGGGCTTCTGTGGTCCCCCAGCTCGCTTCACCGGCACCCCCTCCCCACGCAGTAGAAGGTAAGCTGCTGGAGGGAGGGCAGAGGCATTTCCCCTTCCCTGCTGGGGCTCCATTCCTAGTCCAGGACCTTCTCTAGCAGGGACCGCGAAGTGATGTTGGGGCCCAAAGGTCCGGAaagatggaggaagaggaggaggaggaggagggactcCCAGGGGCGGAGGGGGGATGCAGGGAGGTTGGTGAGGAGGGGgcaggtggggtgggggcaggaagGGGCCGGTGAGAGCCGGGGAAGGATTCAGGTCCTCGCAGAGGGCATGAGGGTCGGTAGGAAGGGGGGGCAGTAGACTCCCGGCAGTGGGGAGTTAGGCtcagaatggggggagggggccaAGGATCAACAGAGAGGGGCCAGCGCCAGTGGGAGGGGCGTCAGCGTGGAGGCGCCGGTTGGGGGATAAGCGTCAGTCAGGACGGACtcctgggggttgggggggtgagTGGAGACGGCCCCGGGGCGGGGGGGTCAGTACGGgacggcccctccccctccccctctctcccaatGGAACCCCTCGCCCCCAGGGTGCTGGGGAGCCTCCCTCTCCGCCTCCCCCCTCCAGTCCTCGCTGGGCGGACCTGCCTGTGGGTGGGGCGGGGCTGAGAGGTCCGGGGCGGGTCTAGAGCCCGAAGGAGCCGCCGCAGAGGCTGCAGGTGGGTCTGTCGCGCCGCGCTCCGCGGCATCCCCTCGGGCCTCTCCCTGCTGCCCCCTGGTCCCACCTGGTCCCACCCCGGCCTGGGGGGAAGCTATCTGGGGTCGAGGAGAGCAGAGGCGAGCCCTAGGACTGGGGGGGAGAGCCGCGCGGGGCTGCGTGGCCTGTGCGGGGCTGTGCGGGAGAGGCCGGGAGCTGTCTGCGGTGCTGAGCGGCCCCGGGCAGCCGCAGTAGCTGGAGCGGTGGCCCAGGTTGGCACGCCGGGCGTGGGGCTCTCCCGGGCGGACGGGGCTCTCCCCAACCCGGTGCCCCCCAGCCCAGGCGGACCCTCGAGCCCTCGGGCCGGGCCGGGGCGATCCGGGAAAGTTGAGGGACTCGTCCCGTCCCTCCCCGCACCCCCCTGGCTAAAGGAGCAGCCCTGCCCTCGGGCCATGCCCCGGACTCTGGAGACCCTCTTTCGGCGGGACGTTCTGCCCCAGGCCCTGGCCTCCTGGCCGCCGCTGCCAACCTGCCTCCATTTTGATCTTCAGGGCTGTCATCTCTCCCATCCGCCGCCAGCCGGCacaccccgccccccccccccctccgctccatctttcccttctccatctggctgctcccctccccaaacTGCTAGACTCCGCCGGAGCTGACcgcctggggtggggggagaggatgCGGGCCCCCCGGGCTGCCGCCGGGCGCTCCTCCCTCTGCCGGGGCAGCGAGCCCCGGAAGGAGCCGGGAGGGCTGAGACCTGAACCCGGAGCCAGACGTAGGTGATGGGAGCCTGACGACTGCCCGAGGACGTGGCGGGGCGGGCGGGGGGAGGCGTGGGAGGGAGCCGGGCTCGAGTCCTCTCACGGAGGAGCCGGAAGGTAGGTCTGGAGTGCCGGGCAGAAGtgagggcagggagagaggggaaggctCAGGCAAGAGCTCGGAGGGGAGAGACGAGGAGAGCAGAAAGGGGCTGGCTGGCTGAGGGATGAAGCGTCGGGACGcgtgaggggaaggggaggagagggaggggggcaggggTGAGGCTTTGGAGAGCgccaggagggagagagaacaagcCTAGAAGGAGGGAGGTGGTGGGTGGGGGAGCgcgcggggcggggcgggggggcTGACAAGCCCTCGGGCCCTTGGCTGGCGTCAGAAGGAAGGCACAGATGGCGGCCGGCCGCCCGCTTGGGCCTCCCGGGAGCCGCCCCTGCGCAGCGGGCCGGTGGGAGGTGGAGAGCCCCAGCCTGCTTTCGGCGGAGAGAGGGAAGGCTCTGGCTTCCCCTGGGGGGGTGAGGACGCGAGGCCGCCCCTCCCCCAGCAGGCCGCTCCACCTgacccctctcctcccccccaaccGGCAGATCCCGCTCTCCGGCTCGGGATAATGGAGAGATCCGGGACGCCGGCTGGCCCGACGGGCTGTGGGCGTGTGCGCATGTGCGTGAGAAGCCCAGCCGAGGTGGCAGGGCGGGAGGCTTCCTGTGGCCGCAGCCTCTCCCCGCCTCCCCGGTGCCCCTCAGACCCGGCGCGGAACTACTAAGGGAGGAACAGCCGGGCACAGGCAGGCGGGTCCACAGGTGCACGCACATACGTGCCTCCTCGGACACCCAGAGGCACACATGCACGCGATACACAGATGCCTCCTGGGTCATACATGTGCCAGTGCCGGGAGCCCCTCACATGGATGCCTAACGTTCTATGGgagccacacacacacaggagCTCCCCTGCAGGGCACCAGCGGTTGGGGCCATCAGAAAAGGCTTGCAGCCTCCTGAAGGAAAAGATGgcggtggaggtgaggagggagggtgCTCCAGGCAGGAGGACCAGCCAGTGCAaaggcccagagaggagagatggagcaTCTGGGGCTCAGCACTGAGGAAAGGCCAATTTGGTGGGGCTGCGGTGCCGGTGCCCACAATGAGGCTCCTAGATGTGGGTGGGAGGGGTGGAAAGGGCTTGGAAAGCTGCCCAGGCGTGTCTATTTGATTCGGGGCTCCACAGGCGCCCCCAGAGTTGGAGTGGAACATGGTTTGGTCCCCACTTAAGGAAAAGCCCTTTGCCAGTTGGGAGAGCTCCGGGCCGGGGGCACAGGGGCCGAGGGATTTCCCCTGGGCCGCAGGCCGGGTGCCCTGCCTGGGGGGTTGAGTGGTCAGCTGTGGCCACTGGTGAGGTACCAGGAGGAGGCAAACACGGCCGACCCGGTGGTGCTGAGCAGAGGGGGCCAAGGCCGGACCTCCAGACCcaaatggggaggaagggagagccCTCTGGAAGAGCAGAGGGCCAAAGGCTGCTGGGTGAGGAGGAGGGACTCGGTGCGGCCCAGGCTGAGCAGGAGGGGCCCTGGAGCGCGCCACCAGGGAAAGTCCGGAGGAAGGGAGGAGCGCTGGGCACCAGCTGAGGTCCAGGGAAGGCTTTGCAGGGGTGGGCCTGGGGCAGTAGAGGAGGAAGCTGCGCATGGGGAGACCAGAGAACGGAAAGACGGGTGCCATGGACTTCCCCAGTTCTGCTCAGGCCCAGAAGCCCCACGGCTGGGGCTTAGAGGGTGCTCCTTCAGGGTATTCCTCCTGCGCTGGGTCTGCGGCCTGCCCCCCCCAGATCccgcccccccttcccccactcccccccacagatcccgccccccacccccattcccccccacagacaccccccccccttaGAGCGGGCTGGGCGCTGACAATGAGTCAGAGGGCCTGAGTGAGTCCAAGGGCCACCTGGGACACCTCAGCTGCTTACTGAGGGGTCTGGATGCGCTGACGTCCAGGACCTCAAGAGGAAGGACGGGAGGGTGGCGGGAGCAGCGTGGAGGTTCCGTGGATCGGCGCCGGCCCGGGCCCAGAGGTCTATCTGGCTGGAGACGCCCCTGGcgggggaccctgggcaagtcgctgggcgctcttctgccttggagccaatgcctGGGCTTGATGGTAAGACGGAATCTGGTCAGGTTTGAAAGGCAAACCCCAGATCTCTGCCACGCTGGCGTTTGAGTGTGAGTTCTGGGGCCGGTATACCATCGGTGTCTAATGAGTGCACATGGGGCTAGAACAATAGCTTGCCTCTTATGCGCCGCTTCCTTGTCCTCCAAACAACTCCCACTGGCCTCCCTTTACAGACAGAAAACAGAGGCGGGCAAGGTTGAGACTGGTTCAGAGTCCCGCTGCGGGCCGTGTCGGAGGCCAGACGTGGCCTCGCCTTCCCCAGCTGCCCGTCTGTGTGTGTGGGCAGCGCCCTGGGCCAGAGCTCAACCGCCCCGTTTCGTTCTGCCCCCCAGGACAGGCGCCGCCTCTCGTCCAGCCCTTGGTGCCCGGCCGCTCCCCCAGCATGGCGTGGGGGCTCCCCAGCGCCGCCGGGCTGGCCCGTCTCTGCCAGAAGCTCAACCGGCTGAAGCCCCTGGAAGACGCCACGATGGAGACGTCCCTGAGGCGCTGCCTGTCCACCCTGGACCTGGCGCTGCTGGGCATCGGGGGCATGGTGGGCTCGGGCCTCTACGTGCTCACGGGCACGGTGGCCAAGGAGATGGCGGGCCCGGCGGTGCTCGTCTCCTTCGCCGTGGCCGCCGTGGCCTCGCTGCTGGCGGCCCTGTGCTACGCGGAGTTTGGGGCCCGGGTTCCGCGCACGGGCTCGGCCTACATGTTCACATACGTGTCCATGGGCGAGCTCTGGGCCTTCCTGATCGGCTGGAACGTCCTCCTGGAGTACATGATCGGGGGCGCCGCCGTGGCCCGCGCCTGGAGCGGCTACCTGGACTCCATCTTCAGCCACCACATCCGCAACTTCACAGAGACGCACGTGGGCGTGTGGCGCGTGCCCTTCCTGGCCCGCTACCCAGACTTCCTGGCGGCGGGCATCCTGCTGATCGCGGCCGCCTTCGTCTCCTGCGGGGCCCGCGTCTCCTCCTGGCTCAACCACATCTTCTCCGCCCTCAGCCTGGGCGTCATCGTCTTCATTGTCGTCCTGGGCTTCGTCCTGGCCCAGCCCAAGAACTGGAGCTCCCGGGAGGGCGGCTTCGCCCCCTTCGGCTTCTCGGGCATCCTGGCGGGCACGGCCACCTGCTTCTACGCCTTCGTGGGCTTCGACGTCATCGCCGCCTCCAGCGAGGAGGCCAGGAACCCCAAGCGGGCGGTGCCCATGGCCATCGCCATCTCCCTGAGCCTGGTGGCGGGCGCCTACATCCTGGTGTCCATGGTCCTCACTCTGATGGTGCCCTGGCACAGCCTGGACCCGGAGTCGGCCCTGGCCGATGCCTTCTACCGGCGCGGCTACGGCTGGGCTGGCTTCATCGTGGCCGCGGGATCCATCTGCGGTGAGTGCGGGGCCGGAGGGAGGCAGCCATGGGCTGAGGGAGCCGGCGCCCGGCCCTGGGGCGCCCACCGGACTGGCTGTCACGTTTTGGGGAGGTTCTCCCCTCACTCCTCCTCCGGGGCCAAGCGAGACTTGTCCTGGCCTGGCCATGCTGGGGCCCTCTGGGGTGCTCTGTGGCAGGATGTGCCACAGTGGGCGCGAGAGTAAAACACCAAGCCCCAAAGGAGGGCCCCTGAGGGTGTGGTGGATAGGAGTCGGGAAGGCCCGAGTTCAAGTCCGACCTCGGACACTGGCtcgctgtgagaccctgggcaaatctctgaGCCTCTCCGGGCCTCTGCTGCCTCATCTGTCAGGTGGGATGATAATAGTACCCACCTCCCACAGCCTCATCAAGGACTGTCAGAGGATGGTGGGGTTTGGGGTAGCAGAGAACTCCTTGTCCAAGCCCCTGATTTGGCAGAGGGGGATGCCAAGGTCTGGGTAGCCACCCCAACTGCAGATCCAGACGGCCAGCTGGGTGACCTATCAAGCCACTGacctatcagcctcagtttcctcctctataaaatgggagtgataatagcacttatctcaaaGGGTTCTTGGGAAGACTGAATGAGCGAACATGGGCAATAAATATCGATGTTAGATATTACTGTTTGCCTTCGCTCTGCTCTGGCCTGGGCCCtgggggggtttgggggaggagcGGATGCAGATGGGCCCTCTCTGTCCTCCCAGACGCCCCAAGAGGGCCGGCTGGGCTCACCCTTGAGCTTCTCTCCTTTCTCCGGCTCCTGCTCTGAGCTGACCCGGCTCCCGGGCCTCTCCCACAGCCATGAACACCGTCCTGCTCAGTAACCTCTTCTCCCTGCCGAGGATCGTCTACGCCATGGCCACCGACGGACTCTTCTTCCAGGCCTTTGCCCACGTGCACCCCAAGACCCAGGTGCCGGTCGTGGCCATCGTGGTGTTCGGAGGCCTCATGGCGCTGCTGGCCTTGGTCTTAGACCTGGAGGCTCTGGTCCAGTTCCTGTCTATCGGGACGCTGCTGGCCTACACTTTCGTGGCAGCCAGTATCATTGTCCTGCGCTTCCAGAGAGCCCCGGCCCCTGGCTCACCTCCAGCCCCGGCAAGTCCGGAACCTCCTTCCAAGGAGTATGAGTCCTTCTCTGACCGACTGCAGCTGGTGGGGGCCACCCAGGCCGAGGCCCCCGAGCCGGGCCAGCTCAAGCTGGCTTGGCGGCCTTACCTGCCCTTTCTGGGCACCCACTGCAGCCCAGGGGCTGCTGTGACCTGGGCCCTGGTGGGGCTCATGGTGTCTGCCATTGGGCTCAGCTGCGTGCTCATCTTTGGAGATTCCCCCCTGCATCTGCCCCGCTGGTGCGCTGCCTTCCTGCTGGTTCTCTGTAGCCTGGCCTTCCTGTTCAGCCTGCTCCTCCTCAGTGCCCATCAGCAGCAGCCAAGCCAGGACACTTTCCAGGTAACTGTctgcctcctcctctcccctgtcCTCAGCCCGGTGCCCTCCCTCCCAATTCTCCTTCTTCCCAGAGTCATAGAAGAGCAGAATTTAAAGGAACCCCCTGAAGAGCAACAAAGCTGCAAACACAAAAGTCCCtcagttaaacatttattaaggattcaaagaaaggcaagaaagagtCCTGCCCCCAAGGGGCTGCCATTCTAGCAGGGGAGCCAAGTAAAGGCACAAGGCACTAGGCACAAGCATGGTGTCTGCAGGCATCTGAGAGGGGAAGGCCTGCCACAGAAGGTGGAAGCCCTGGAAAATCTTCACTGATGGAAAGCTCACTTTTAGGAGATTTCCCATTTACCTTTTCAGTGGTTTGGATGGTTcgctcccttctcctctcttcctctagtCCAGGCCATCCCAAGAGGGCCTGTGAGAGACCCCTGGGGACCTCTTCTGCCTCCTGGCCCCGGAGAGGTCTCTTTTTGGTGGTTCCAGCTTCTCTTTGTGCACTTCTAAGCAAAGTTGCTTTCCAAATGACTCATCTCCCCCTGGTCAAGGCTGAAGGGGTCATTTTGAgactggggaggagggagggaacaaggAGCCAGCGAAGGTGAAGGGGAGAGGCTTTGGTCAAGCTGGGATTCATCTTGTGAGCTGTTGCGGCCTGGGAAGAGGTCGTAGAGAATGCAATGTAGGTCACCCCCCCTTCCTGCTCcgttccccacccccacccccctcttgAGCCTTGCCCTCCCCTGTTCTCTAGATCCCTTGGGTGCCCCTGACTCCGGCCCTCAGCATCCTTCTGAACATCTGTCTCATGCTGAAGCTGAGTTATATGACCTGGCTGCGCTTTGCCATCTGGTTGCTTGTAGGTGAGTGTCCAATGGGGTATCTTCAGGGATGGGGGCTGCACACCCCTATCCCTGCCCCTCAGTGCAACAGACCTCCCCTGGGTGGCTGCAAAGACCAGAGGGAAGGGGCCTCATGCCTTCCCATGAACCGGGGCTCAATTTGGGGGCTCAGAGTGGGGTGTGGGCGGGAGTAGAGACTTGTTCTTGAGTCACGTCCCATTCTCTGcgccccgtttggggttttctaggcagaaACCCCAGAGGGGTTGGCCAAAtccttcttcagtttaattttatAGACGCGGAAAAGGAGGCAGAtggagtttggggttttcttggcagaaatcctGGAgcagttggccatttctttctccatgttcatatgtttacagatgaggaaaatgacttgcccaggatcacactgttagtgtctgaggctagatttgaacaccaGGCTGAGTGCTTCATCTTCTGAGGCCTTGAGCTGCCCAGAGCAGGGAGGGAAAGCCCACAATAAAGCTTCCAGGCTCCTGTGGCCTGGCCTGGCCCATGGCCTCCTGCCCCAGGCTCCGTTGGAGGGGGGCCTCAGGGGTCCAGCCCTGGGGATCTGACCAGGTTGTTAGGCCCAGGGACAATGTTGTTGTTGAGgctttctgcctcagaatcagtGTGagcatccaaggcagaagagtgggaagagccAGGCGAtgaataggttaagtgacttgcccagggtcacacagctgggagttCTTAACTCCTTTCCGGAGTCCCTGGCCAGGAGCACCTGAAGTAGTAGCAAGTTGACCTGGGGCCCGTGCCCTCCTATGAAGCTGGAACGTCACCTCGGGAGGGTTCTGGCTGCCAGGAAGCAGCAGAGCAGGTGGGCGGCCACGGAGGGGTGCCCAGAAAACCTTTCTAACCATTCCCCAGGGCAGCCTCTTAGGGAGTGAGTTCCCCGTTCCTGGAGGATTCCAGGAGAGGCTTGTTTAGGGGTTCTGGATCCCTGCTGGCTCAGTTTTGGGGTTCCGTGCCCCCCTGAGGCTTCTGTCCCGCCCCCAGGCCCCGGGCCTAACCTGCTTCTTTCCCTTCAGGGCTTGGGGTCTACTTTGGCTACGGAATCAGACACAGTAAGGAGAACGTCCAGGACCCTCCGGGGGCGGGCAGCACCCGCTATGTGGTGTTTCCCAGTGGGAGCCTGGAGGAGACGGTGGAGACGGTGCAGCCCCCGGGCCAGGCCCCCCCAGGCCCTGCCCCCAGCACAGACAGCCCGGGGAGCCGCGGCTGACACCCGCCCCGGACTCGGCTCCGAAGGCCCTCACTGCCGGGGGCTGGCCGGCCCAGCCCCTTCTCCCCGCCCTCGCGGCCGTCCCAGAATCCTTGGCGCCTCCCTCCGCTCTGGAAGCGGCTGGGAAGGCGGCCCTGCAGCCCGGCGCCTGAGTGAATAACACGAATGACGGAACCCACAAGCCCGCGTGTCTTTGGTCACCAGAGCGGGCGTGGCGGCCCCCACAGGGCAGGGACGAAGCCCCGAGGGGGGGGCGGCGCCCAGGCTGGCTTGGGCGCAGGGCCAGCTTTCTGGCGGCCCCAGAGGCCCATCCATGAGCCAGTCCGTGAGCCTTTATTAAAGGGCCTCTGGTGCGCAAGCCGAGCCCCAGGCCCTGCCCTGGAGGGCCTCCCCCTTAACGGGGGAGTGCAAGATGGCCCCAGGGCAGAAGCGAGCTGAGCGCAGAGCGTGCGCGCGCGCCCGTGTGCCCGTGCCCGTGCCCGGGGGAGCAGGAAGGAGAAGAGCCGAGTTCCAGTCCCCGCTCCACAGTTTTGCCCCTCAGTCTCTTCCTCTGTACAATGGGCTCATGATCCCCCCAGCTCCATCCCAGTTTTCGGGCTTCATTGCCTCATCCATCCCCGCCCTCCGCTCTAAATGCCGGCTGCGTGTGCTTGTTCTTAAAACCCGC
This sequence is a window from Monodelphis domestica isolate mMonDom1 chromosome 3, mMonDom1.pri, whole genome shotgun sequence. Protein-coding genes within it:
- the SLC7A4 gene encoding cationic amino acid transporter 4, producing MAWGLPSAAGLARLCQKLNRLKPLEDATMETSLRRCLSTLDLALLGIGGMVGSGLYVLTGTVAKEMAGPAVLVSFAVAAVASLLAALCYAEFGARVPRTGSAYMFTYVSMGELWAFLIGWNVLLEYMIGGAAVARAWSGYLDSIFSHHIRNFTETHVGVWRVPFLARYPDFLAAGILLIAAAFVSCGARVSSWLNHIFSALSLGVIVFIVVLGFVLAQPKNWSSREGGFAPFGFSGILAGTATCFYAFVGFDVIAASSEEARNPKRAVPMAIAISLSLVAGAYILVSMVLTLMVPWHSLDPESALADAFYRRGYGWAGFIVAAGSICAMNTVLLSNLFSLPRIVYAMATDGLFFQAFAHVHPKTQVPVVAIVVFGGLMALLALVLDLEALVQFLSIGTLLAYTFVAASIIVLRFQRAPAPGSPPAPASPEPPSKEYESFSDRLQLVGATQAEAPEPGQLKLAWRPYLPFLGTHCSPGAAVTWALVGLMVSAIGLSCVLIFGDSPLHLPRWCAAFLLVLCSLAFLFSLLLLSAHQQQPSQDTFQIPWVPLTPALSILLNICLMLKLSYMTWLRFAIWLLVGLGVYFGYGIRHSKENVQDPPGAGSTRYVVFPSGSLEETVETVQPPGQAPPGPAPSTDSPGSRG